In the genome of Nonomuraea sp. NBC_00507, the window GTAGCGCGGCGGAACGAGCGGAGCTGCGACGACGCTACTACGCCCCGGCGCTCGACGACCTGCTCGACCGTACGGTGACGGCCGCCCGATCGGGAGCCAGAATCGTCACGTGGTCCGAGGCCGCGGCCTACGACTTCGTCGAGGACGGCGCAGCGGTGGTCGAACGAGCGCAGGCGGTCGCCCGAGCGGAACGGATCTACCTCCAGATCGGCGTGGTCTTCCTGCTGCCCAGAGAGCGGAGCCCCAACGTCGAGATCCGCGCCATCATGATCGACCCCGCGGGCGCGGTCGTCTGGAACTACCTCAAGACGTCCACGCCCCTCAGTGACGGCAATGTGCCCGGCCCCGGGGTGGTGCCCACCATAGACACCCCGTACGGCCGGCTGGCGACCGCCATCTGCTTCGACGCCAACTTCATGCCGCTGATCCGGCAGGCCGGGCAGGCCGGGGCCGACATCCTGCTCCTGCCCTCCAGCGACTGGGCACAGGTCACCGACGCGCTCGCGCAGCAGGCCGTCCTACGCGGCGTGGAGAACGGGATGAGCGTCGTCCGGCCCGCTCGGCGCGGGACCTCCATGGCCGTCGACCATCAGGGCCGGATGATCGGGTACGAGGCGAGCTGGTTCACCGGCGACGCCCGCACCACCGACCACACGATGATGGTCACGGTGCCCATCCACGGACGGCCCACCCCGTACAGCCAGTGGGTGGGCGACGCCGTCGCCTGGCTCTGCCTCACCGGCCTGCTCGCGATGACGGTCGTGGCAGCCGTCCGCCGGTTCCGCCGGCCGGCCACCGCAGAGCCCGACAGGGCCACGGAACCCCGCTCTGCTGGGCTAGTTTCACCGGGGTAATGACACCGCCGCCCGCTCGACGGCAGCGAACGGGCTGACGTCGAGCCACCGCGGCAGCGCCCGGCAGGCGGCGGGGTCACCGCTCAGGTGCAGTGCCGCACCGCGGAGCGCCGCCGACCAGCTCATGTCGCCCATCCAGATGCGGGTGAGGGTCGCTACCTCGGTCTCCAGCCACACGCTGACCGGGAAGCCCGGGTCGGTGTCGCACACGTCGGCGCCGCCGGACCGGGAGAGCACCAGCCACCATCGCTGCTGCCCGGTCGGCGCGTCCCGGAAGTGGAGTTGCACCGTGGCCGCTCGCTCGGGCATGCAGGCCGGCTGCGACTGCCGTTTGATGTCGAGCATCAGCAGGACGGGGTCGAACTCGTCCGGGCGCAGCTCGTGCATCCAGCGCACGCCCCACGCGCCTATCTGCTCCAGCAGCGGCTGCAGCTCCAGCCCGGCCGGGGTGAGCCGGTAGCGGGGCTCGCCGTCGATGAGCTGGCGCTGCACGAGACCGGCCCGCTGCAGCTCGCGTAGCCGCGCCGCGAGCAGCGACGGCGACATCCGGGGGAGGCCGCGGGCGATGGCGTTGAACCGGTCCTCACCCCAAAGCAGCTCGCGGATGACGAGCAGTGTCCAGCGTTCGGCAAGGATCTCGGCGGCCCGGGCGACCGGGCAGTACTGGCCGTAGCGTTTCATGGCTCCACCTCCCGGCGGGGCCCAGCCCTCGCCACTACAAAAAAAGTACTGGGCCGATGGTCTTACGTCACGCAATCTCATTGACGAAGGGGAAAGCACATCCGAGGAGGAGTGATATGTCCGGAAAAGCAGTTATCAGCCTGACCACCGGCCTGGAGGACCCTGAGCGGGTCACCGTGGCGTTCCTGGTCGCGGTCGGCGCGGCCGAGGAAGGCCGGCCGACGCTGATGTTCCTGACCAAGGAGGCGGTCCGGCTGGCGTTGCACGGCGTCGCCACCGGAGTGGCCTGCAACGGCTGCCCGCCGCTGCCCGATCTGCTCCAGCGGTACCAGAATGCGGGTGGAACGTTCCTGGTCTGCCCGGTCTGCTTCAACGCCAAGGGCCTCGACGAGACCCAGCTGATCAAGTCCGCCGAGATCGGCGGCACGGTGCCGATGTGGCGTTGGATCGGCGACGGAGCGACGACGTTCAGCTACTGACCGGGCAGCGCACATCTCCTCGCCATATTCGTAAGGCGGCTTGCGATAATTCCGTAAGGCACCTTACGATCTTCGGATGATCAACGCAGAACGGCCGTCGTACGACCAGCTCGTAGCGCTGCTCGGCGTCCCCTTCTCCGTCGAAGACGCCCGCGCCCGCTGGGGCTCGCTCGTGGAGGAGGCCAAGAACGGCAGAACCATCATGATCACCCGCGAGCGCTGGCAGTGGGCCGGGCTGGTGCCGTTGTCGAAAGTGGGCGGGGTGTGGAGCGGCCTGCCCCTCGTGCCGGTGTCGACGGCGCGGTCCAAGCTCGGCGATCTCATCCGCCAGGTCGCCGACCCCTACGGGGAGCCCGTGCTTCTGGGTCGCCACCGCAACCCGGTCGCCGGCCTGGTCGCGGCCCATGTCCTGCTGGACAAGGCCGCTCCCTCGGACCATCCGGCCGCCGACGCACTGCTGGTCGGCGGCCACACGATTGCGCTCTCCCGCGATCCCGTGGAGGGGCTCGTCCTGGCCGTCGCCCGCGATAAGGACGGCGCCGAGGTCTCGGCCGGGGCCGGGCGCAACGCCCGTGAAGCGCTGCGCGCCCTCGCCGAGCCGCCGCCATGGCGTCAGCCGGGCTGACCCACGGCCGGCCGCCCGTGGCCCCAGGCGAGCCGACTCCCTCGGGCATCGGGAAACTTGACACAAACGTCCAGAAACGCGACCAAAGATCGTCAGGCTGCGACGATGGAACGCGTAACTGACCTGCCCGAGAACATCGCCACAGGGCATCCTGCCTGGGATTCGACCGCAACCCAGCCCGCAGATCCGGACCAGGTGAACGACTACGACGGTTTCGCCGAGGCGTACGCGGCGGAAACATCACGCCAGCGCCGGGATGCTGGCGTTGGCCAGGCGGCGGCTCGGTGACGACGCGGCCCTGCACGTGGTCGACCTGCGTGATCCGCTGCCGTTCGCCGACGCTGCGTTCGACGACGTGGTCGCGTCGCTGGTGCTGCACTACCTGGAGGACTGGGGGCCGACGCTGGCCGAGATGCGGCGAGTGCTCAGGCCCGGCGGCCGACTGATCGCGTCGGTCAACCACCCTTTCGTGGAGCACCTGGCACAGAATCCTCGGCCCAGCTATTTCGCCACCACCAGCTATACCGACGCATGGACGTTCAACGGACAGTCCTACCCGATGACCTTCTGGACCAGGCCGTTGCAGGCGATGACCGACGCCTTCACCACCGCCGGCTTCCGCCTTGCCGTCATCGGCGAGCCGCAGGTCGACCCGGCCGCCCGTGAGCTGTTTCCCGACGACTTCCAGGACTTCGCGGACAAGCTCGCCTTCCTGTGCTTCGTCGTCGAGGTACCGTCTTAGCTGGGCTGGCAGCGCCAGTGTCGCCGAGGAGCTACTCGCCGATGACGCGCAGGTTGTAGGCCGCTTTGAGGTCGGGAATCCAGTCGTCGAAGAAACGGATGCCGTGCGGCTCGCCAAGCCGATTCAGCTCATCGAGCCCGATCGACCCTTGGCTCAACCGGTCTCCGAAGTCCTTGAAGAAGAGCTCGAATCCACCCGGCGTGTACACCTCGATGATGCGTGCCGGCTCGGGTCCCGCGTTCCACATGGTGTGGGGGATCCGGCGCGGCTTCAGCACCCAGCAACCGGGAGTCGCCTTGACGACCTCGTCGCCAACCCGGGCGTGCATTTCCCCCTCGAGCACGTAGAGCCAGACATCGTTCTGGTGCACGTGTGGTGGTAGAAGAAACCCCGGCTCGAACGGCTGCTCGATGATCGAGACGGCCCCGTTCGTCTCTTCGCCGTAAAGCTTGATGACGACCCCGCTGGCGTCGTCGCCCTCGTCCCTGGCGATCAGCGTCTTGCCCTTGATGCGATCAGGCATAGCACACCCCCTTGGCTATCTTGCCGCGGCGGCGTAGCCGCAACCCAGCCGCTCACGGGTGAATGCATCCGCGTCCAGGGCCGCCGCCAGGCGGCGCAGCAGCGCGATGGTCGGAGTGGTGCCGCCTTCCTCGATGCACTCGATCTCATCCTCGGTCATGCCTGCTCGATCGGCGACCTCGGTCACGCTCAGGCCGAGGGCCACGCGCCGGTCGTACAGGGCCTTGCCGAAGGCCAGCGCACCGGCGCGGCGCTGGCAGCCGGCTTCCGCCGGCGGAAGCCTCAGCGCGCGGTCATCCTCCGCCACCCCGGCTGAGTCATCCTGCGACGACGTTGTGGCGCGACCAGAGTCTGTCGATCGTGATATGGCCGAAAACCTCCACCTTCGCGTTCGGGATGACTATGATCACGGCCGGAGGCGTCCAGGTGCTTGGTGGCCCTCCCGGTCTTCAACACCGGTGGCGCCGAGTATCTCGGCGTGGCGGGTTCGATTCCCGTCCGTCTCCGCCAGATCACACCCCCTGGAGCGCCGTGAGCATCGACGAGTTGCTGGCTCGGACACGTGCCGGACTGCGTCGCCTGCTGCCTGTCGAGGCCTGGGCCGTGGCGGGCAGCGCCGATGCCTTCATCGTGGACACGCGGCCGGAGTTTCAGCGTCGAAGCGGTGGCGAAGTGCCCGGCGCCATCGTGATCGAACGCAACCATCTGGAGTGGCGGCTTGATCCGCTCTGCGACGCGCGGATCCCCGAGGCCACCTCCGCGGACATCCAGTGGATCATCCTGTGCGACGAGGGCTACTCCTCCAGCCTCGCCGCGTCGTCCCTCAGGCAGATCGGGCTGGCGAACGCCACTGATGTGATCGGTGGCTTCCAGGCATGGACGGCGGCAGGGCTCCAGGTCATCCGCCTCGCCACCCCCACCCGCCCACGAGGTCCAGGCGAGCCCGCCCGCAGCGAGCTCACACGTGGGTGATCGCGACCGCAGGTCACGTGGATCACGGCAAGTCGACCCTGATCCGGGCACTCACCGGGATGGAGCCCGACCGCTGGGCCGAAGAGCGACGCAGGGGCATGACCGTCGATCTCGGCTTCGCCTGGACCACGCTCGGGTCGGGACGGCAGTTGGCGTTCGTTGACGTTCCTGGGCATGAGCGGTTCGTCTCCAACATGCTCGCCGGTATCGGCCCGGCTCCCGCGGTCATGATCGTGAGCGCGCCACAGTGCCTCGACATCCCCCGGCTCTGGGGCTAAGTCCGGCTAGGTATTGATCTGCAGGACCCAGATCGAAACGTGGCCGGCTCGGTGAGAGGTTCAGCGGCCGTCACGGCTGCCGCGCTGCGATGCTGAGGTCGGCGACCGCCGCGACGACCTGGTCCACTTCCTGTTCGGTGTTGTAGTAGTGCGGCGACAGGCGCAGGCACCAGTCGATGTCCTTGTCGCCGAAGTCGAACTGCGCGAAGTGGCGGAAGCTGAGCGCCGAGTTGATACGGCGTGCGTCCATGGCGGCCTTGAACGGCTCCGGCTGCCAGCCGTCGATGGCGAAGGTGACCAGGGCGCCCAGTTGCCGACCGTGGTCGAGCACGCGGACTCCCGGCAGATCGGCGAGCCTGTCGCGCAGGCCGGCGGCCAGGGCAGGGGTACGGCGGGCGATGGCGTCCATGCCGACCTGGCGGGCGTAGCGTACGGCGGCGGCACAGCCGAGGACGATGGCGTAGGGGAACTCCCAGTCCTCGAATCTGGCTGCCGTCTCGACGGGCTGGTAGCGGCCCGGCTCGACCCAGCGCGCGCCGTACATGTCGATGAACAGCGGCTCGTAGCCGGCGCGCAGGACGCGGTCGGACACGTACAGGAAGCCAGAGCCGCGGGGGCCGCGCAGGAACTTGCGGCAGGTGGCGGTGAGCAGGTCGCAGCCGATCTCCGCGACGTCGATCGGGTACTGGCCGACCGACTGGCAGGCGTCGACCAGGTACAGCAGATCCAGTTCGCGGCAGAGCCGGCCGATGTCGGCGACGGGCTGGACCAGGCCGGAGTTGGTAGGGATGTGGGTGGCGGCCACCAGCCGGGGCCGGTGCTCGCGCATCAGGGCGGCCATCGCCGCCACGTCCACCCCGCCCTCAGGCGCGTCAGGAGCGTGCACCAAACGCACGCCGAACCTCTTGCTCAGCGACAGGAAGGCGATCTGATTGGAGATGAAGTCGTTGCGGGTCGTGAGGATGACATCACCTGCCTCGAACGGGATCGCCGACAGGGCGGTGGAGAACGCGTGGGTGGCGCTACCGGCGAACGCGATGTTCTCGGGAGCGCAGTTGATCAGGGCAGCGGTCTCGGCGTAGAACTCGCGGACCTGCTCGGCGCGGGCGGCCGAGGCCTCGTAGCCACCGATGCTCGCCTCCAGCTGCAGGTGGTCGACCATCGCGGCCAGCACAGGCGCGGCCAGCAGGCCGCAACCGGCGTTGTTGAAGTGCACGACGTCGCCGACGCCGGGGGTGTCCGCGCGCAGGGCCGCGACGTCCAGAAGCGATTCTGGGGAAATCATGGAAGCGCTATTATCGGTTCTCATGTCAGACAGTAGCAGTTCTGCGGAGTTGGCGACCCGGATGCGCGCGGTGGTCGACCGGCTGGCACCGGGCGACCGTCTGCCCAGCAGTCGCGAGCTGATCCGGCGCTACCAGGTCGGCCCCGCCACCGTGTCACAGGCGATCGCCACGCTCGCCGCCGAGGGCTTGGTGGTCACCCGTCCAGGCAGCGGCACGTACGTGGCAGCACGCGCCCAGCGGCGTGCCAAAGTGGCCGACACCGCCTGGCAGACCGTCACCCTCGCCGACCGGACCGTGGACACCCGAATCCTCACCGGCGCCGTCGGTGCGTCACCCGCGGATACGATCATGCTGGACGGCGGCTACCTGCATCGATCGCTCCAGCCCACCCAGATCCTGACCGCGGCGCTGGCCCGCGCCGCACGCCGCCCCGACGCCTGGGACCGCGCCCCCGCCAGCGGCCTGGCGGCCCTGCGCAGCGTGTTCGCCACCATGGTCGGCGGCGGCGTGAGCGCGGACGACATCCTGGTCACGGCCGGCGGGCAGAGCGCCCTGTCCATGGCGTTCCGGGCCATCGCGGCGCCGGGTGACCCCATCCTGATGGAGTCGCCCACCTATCCGGGAGCGATAGCCGCCGCCAGGGCAGCCGGCCTGCGCCCGGTACCGGTGCCGATGGATGCCGACGGCCTGCAACCCGACCTCCTGGCCGACGCCTTCGCCATGACCCGCGCACGCCTGCTGTACTGCCAGCCGGCCTATCACAACCCCACCGGCACCGTGCTGGCGCCACAACGCCGCCGGCAGATCATCGATGCGGCCAGGGCGGCGGGGGCATTCGTGATCGAGGACGACTTCGCGCGGCACCTCGGTCACGGCACGCCGGTGCCGCCGCCCTTGCTGGCCGACGATCGCGACGGCACCGTGGTCTACTTGACCTCGCTCACCAAACCGGCTGCGCCGAGCCTGCGCATCGGTGCCCTGGTGGCCCGAGGCCCGGTGATGGAACGCCTGCGCGCCACCCGCCTGGTCGACGACTTCTTCGTCACGCGCCCGCTCCAGGAAACAGCGCTCGAACTCCTCAGCTCTCCCACGTGGGAACGGCATGTCCGTTCTCTCGCCGCAGCCCTGCGGGAGCGGTGCGGAGCGCTGGCGGCCGCGGTCACGCACGAACTTCCCCACTGGACCCTCACCTGCATCCCCCCAGGCGGACTGCACCTGTGGGTCCGCCTGCCGTACGGCACCGACGACACCGTGATCGCCGACACGGCCCGTCAGCACGGCGTCGCCGTCAGCGCCGGTAACCGCTACTTCGCCACCGAACTCCCGGCGGCCTACCTACGCCTCGGCTTTGCCGCCACCGCCGACCGCACCGAGCTGATCGAAGCCGCACGCCGACTCGTGTCCGCCGACGAGCACGCCGCCGGCATGCGCAGTTGATCGCGAAGGGTTTGAGCAATACGCAGATCGTCACGTCGTTGTTCATCGGCGAGACGACCGTGAAGACGTATCTGAGCTCTCAGTTCCGGCCAGCTTGAGTAGGGGTTACTCATGCGTGAGCGGGATATAAGCCGGACGCTCCTCTGCAGGGCAAACCCTCAGGAGGAACGACCGTGGGCGTCAAACGTGAAGCGAGAACGTGGCAAGGGCGGCTTGCGTCGTGGCGCCGGCTGCTCACGCTCGGGGCGATCGGCGGGCTGCTCGTCGCCCTGATTCCGGTATTAGCCACACCGGCCGCAGCGGCGGCCCCCACCCTGTCGCTGACCTTTTCCATCGACTATCTCCTGCAGGTCGAGGACCCGGACAGCGGGGGCCTGGGAGATGGAGACTACTTCCCGAGAGTCAAGATCGCCGACGGGCCCCTCGAGGTGGGCCCGCGGATCGAGGACGACGAATTCGAGCCTTTTGGCCTGCCCGAGGCGCCCAACGGCTGGCGCTTCACCAAGACGGACCTGCCCGGTGACAAGCCGACCGTGGACATCACCGTCACCCTGTGGGACTGGGACGACGGCCTCAACACCAACGACGACAGGATGGACATCAGTCCCAAAGGCGACGACGTCGAACTGAACCTCGTCTACGACCTCCGCTCCGGCTCCCTGTCGGGTGACGGCATCGTCTTCGGCACGCCCTGCGTCAGTTCCAGCGGCCAGCCGAAGGGCCAGAGCTGCGTCGAGGGCGACGGCGACCACGGCTTCCCCAAGGATAACGACGGCAGGAAGACCAGGATCGGCATCACCGTCTCCACCGTGCTGCCCGACACCGACCACGACGGCATCCCGGACATCATTGAGCTTTCCGGGGTACACGATCGCAGCGGCGCGGTCATCGCCGACCTCCCAGCGCGCGGCGCCGACCCCTGCCGTAAGACGATCATCCTGCAGACCGACTTCATGGCCGACGCCAGGCACTCCCACCGGCCCAAGGACGGCGCGATCACCCTGGTCAGGAACGCCTTCGACGCGGCGCCGGTCAAGGCGGAGAATCCGTGCCCCTACCCGGGGACACACCGGGACGGCGTCGACTTCATCCACATTCTGGGAAGGCAGCTTCCCGAACAAGCGACCATGGGCCTGAACAACAACGAGGACTTCCGTAATGCGCGCACCGCCAACTTCCCCGCGGAGCTGGCCCCGTACGCACATTATGCGATCTTCGCGCATGACATCATGCAAGGCAGCGGAACCTCAAGCACGCCCGACCCGGGGACGTCGGGGCAATGCTGCGAACCCACCAGAGACAACAACAAGGACTTCATCGTCACCCTCGGCTCATGGCGAACCATGTGCGTGGCGGACTTCGGCCGCGACTACGCCGGCGACGACAGGCTGCAGACGACACGGGCCGGCGACGACACGGTGATCGGAACCCAGATCCACGTGGGCCCCGACCGGACCTGCAACACGACCAGCGCGCACCCGACCGACCGGCAGGTGCTCGCCCCCAATACGGGCGCCGACGACGCCTGGGTCGGCACCGAACAGGACCAGGCCGGCACCATCATGCACGAACTCGGGCACGCGCTGAGCCTGCAGCACGGCGGCGACACTGGCGAGAACTGGAAGCCCAACTACATCAGCGTCATGAACTACTTCTTCCAGACGGGGATTCCCAACAGCCCGCCGCCGCTGCTGGTCGATGAGCTGCGGGACTGGAGGAAGGGGGCGGTCCGCCTCGGCTACTCGAGCGGAAAACTTCCCGAGCTGAGGGAGCCCCAGCTGAACGAGGCGGACGGGATCAAGGACGGCACCGACTACACCTTCTGGTGGCATGACAACCTCACCGCGGGCGGGCCCAGACTGTTGCGGTCGGACATCGGCAACGGGCCGCTCAACTGGAACGACAACCGCGACGCCGCCGGCAGGCCGATCATCGACGCGGGCACGGTGGACGTGGACATCAACGACAACAAGGGCAGCCCGCCCCTCAAGGATCACGACGACTGGTCGGCCGTCGAGTTCCGGGCGGCACAGTCCCCCGACGCCGACGGGCTCGCCTGCAGCGGCTACACCACGGGCACTAGTGGCTCGCTCTGCGCCGGCGCGGGCGGCGGGCCGGAAAAGGAGCTCGACTTCGACACGGCGGTACGGCAGGAGCTGTCCTTCTTCAACCAGTACGACCCCGACATCGCCACG includes:
- a CDS encoding aminotransferase class V-fold PLP-dependent enzyme, coding for MISPESLLDVAALRADTPGVGDVVHFNNAGCGLLAAPVLAAMVDHLQLEASIGGYEASAARAEQVREFYAETAALINCAPENIAFAGSATHAFSTALSAIPFEAGDVILTTRNDFISNQIAFLSLSKRFGVRLVHAPDAPEGGVDVAAMAALMREHRPRLVAATHIPTNSGLVQPVADIGRLCRELDLLYLVDACQSVGQYPIDVAEIGCDLLTATCRKFLRGPRGSGFLYVSDRVLRAGYEPLFIDMYGARWVEPGRYQPVETAARFEDWEFPYAIVLGCAAAVRYARQVGMDAIARRTPALAAGLRDRLADLPGVRVLDHGRQLGALVTFAIDGWQPEPFKAAMDARRINSALSFRHFAQFDFGDKDIDWCLRLSPHYYNTEQEVDQVVAAVADLSIAARQP
- a CDS encoding helix-turn-helix domain-containing protein; this translates as MAEDDRALRLPPAEAGCQRRAGALAFGKALYDRRVALGLSVTEVADRAGMTEDEIECIEEGGTTPTIALLRRLAAALDADAFTRERLGCGYAAAAR
- a CDS encoding rhodanese-like domain-containing protein, giving the protein MSIDELLARTRAGLRRLLPVEAWAVAGSADAFIVDTRPEFQRRSGGEVPGAIVIERNHLEWRLDPLCDARIPEATSADIQWIILCDEGYSSSLAASSLRQIGLANATDVIGGFQAWTAAGLQVIRLATPTRPRGPGEPARSELTRG
- a CDS encoding class I SAM-dependent methyltransferase; protein product: MLALARRRLGDDAALHVVDLRDPLPFADAAFDDVVASLVLHYLEDWGPTLAEMRRVLRPGGRLIASVNHPFVEHLAQNPRPSYFATTSYTDAWTFNGQSYPMTFWTRPLQAMTDAFTTAGFRLAVIGEPQVDPAARELFPDDFQDFADKLAFLCFVVEVPS
- a CDS encoding cupin domain-containing protein; this encodes MPDRIKGKTLIARDEGDDASGVVIKLYGEETNGAVSIIEQPFEPGFLLPPHVHQNDVWLYVLEGEMHARVGDEVVKATPGCWVLKPRRIPHTMWNAGPEPARIIEVYTPGGFELFFKDFGDRLSQGSIGLDELNRLGEPHGIRFFDDWIPDLKAAYNLRVIGE
- a CDS encoding nitrilase-related carbon-nitrogen hydrolase, encoding MRSWLWLLAGAALLPFTFLQTTIPLAAWVAPVLLLRFTRTTRARWALPALAVAMAVGAAISFRGALPGDRIAIIAAGAGVLGVVPYALDGLLGRRLSGLPRTLVFPAADVAVGFLFSTGDMGTMGHQAGTQVGNLPLLQSVSVTGLWGLAFLMAWTAPVCNELWERGFDLRAAGRSAVIWVSSLAAVLLLGGARLAFDPPTGSTVRVAALAPNRAADDAAAAARIKAGPRSAAERAELRRRYYAPALDDLLDRTVTAARSGARIVTWSEAAAYDFVEDGAAVVERAQAVARAERIYLQIGVVFLLPRERSPNVEIRAIMIDPAGAVVWNYLKTSTPLSDGNVPGPGVVPTIDTPYGRLATAICFDANFMPLIRQAGQAGADILLLPSSDWAQVTDALAQQAVLRGVENGMSVVRPARRGTSMAVDHQGRMIGYEASWFTGDARTTDHTMMVTVPIHGRPTPYSQWVGDAVAWLCLTGLLAMTVVAAVRRFRRPATAEPDRATEPRSAGLVSPG
- a CDS encoding aminotransferase-like domain-containing protein, whose protein sequence is MSDSSSSAELATRMRAVVDRLAPGDRLPSSRELIRRYQVGPATVSQAIATLAAEGLVVTRPGSGTYVAARAQRRAKVADTAWQTVTLADRTVDTRILTGAVGASPADTIMLDGGYLHRSLQPTQILTAALARAARRPDAWDRAPASGLAALRSVFATMVGGGVSADDILVTAGGQSALSMAFRAIAAPGDPILMESPTYPGAIAAARAAGLRPVPVPMDADGLQPDLLADAFAMTRARLLYCQPAYHNPTGTVLAPQRRRQIIDAARAAGAFVIEDDFARHLGHGTPVPPPLLADDRDGTVVYLTSLTKPAAPSLRIGALVARGPVMERLRATRLVDDFFVTRPLQETALELLSSPTWERHVRSLAAALRERCGALAAAVTHELPHWTLTCIPPGGLHLWVRLPYGTDDTVIADTARQHGVAVSAGNRYFATELPAAYLRLGFAATADRTELIEAARRLVSADEHAAGMRS
- a CDS encoding GTP-binding protein, coding for MIATAGHVDHGKSTLIRALTGMEPDRWAEERRRGMTVDLGFAWTTLGSGRQLAFVDVPGHERFVSNMLAGIGPAPAVMIVSAPQCLDIPRLWG
- a CDS encoding DsrE family protein, with protein sequence MSGKAVISLTTGLEDPERVTVAFLVAVGAAEEGRPTLMFLTKEAVRLALHGVATGVACNGCPPLPDLLQRYQNAGGTFLVCPVCFNAKGLDETQLIKSAEIGGTVPMWRWIGDGATTFSY
- a CDS encoding winged helix-turn-helix transcriptional regulator, which encodes MKRYGQYCPVARAAEILAERWTLLVIRELLWGEDRFNAIARGLPRMSPSLLAARLRELQRAGLVQRQLIDGEPRYRLTPAGLELQPLLEQIGAWGVRWMHELRPDEFDPVLLMLDIKRQSQPACMPERAATVQLHFRDAPTGQQRWWLVLSRSGGADVCDTDPGFPVSVWLETEVATLTRIWMGDMSWSAALRGAALHLSGDPAACRALPRWLDVSPFAAVERAAVSLPR